A region of Vitis riparia cultivar Riparia Gloire de Montpellier isolate 1030 chromosome 12, EGFV_Vit.rip_1.0, whole genome shotgun sequence DNA encodes the following proteins:
- the LOC117925985 gene encoding nudix hydrolase 2-like → MEARAVIQYLTRIRLRSTSSMLVDEQMVPENSVQQIELLTTIDDDYGGVHVEIKNPMDSNVFGNFLRASILQWRQKGTKGVWIKLPIEHANLIEAAVKEGFWYHHAQPDYLMLVHWIPKTAHTLPANASHRVGIGAFVVNSKREVLVVQENSGIFKGTGVWKLPTGVVNEGEDICTAAIREVEEETGVSDKSADGTLT, encoded by the exons ATGGAG GCTAGAGCTGTGATTCAATACTTAACCAGAATCAGGCTGCGTTCAACTAGTTCAATGTTGGTTGATGAGCAAATGGTGCCTGAAAATAGTGTCCAACAAATTGAGTTACTCACTACTATTGATGATGACTATGGAGGAGTTCACGTAGAAATAAAGAATCCTATGGATTCTAATGTCTTTGGCAATTTTCTTAGAGCTTCAATATTGCAATGGAGGCAAAAG gGGACAAAGGGTGTGTGGATTAAACTGCCTATTGAACATGCAAATCTTATTGAAGCTGCAGTTAAG GAAGGCTTTTGGTACCATCATGCTCAACCAGACTACTTGATGCTTGTACATTGGATTCCCAAGACTGCTCATACTCTTCCTGCAAACGCCTCACATCGAGTGGGCATTGGTGCCTTTGTTGTTAATAGTAAAAGAGAG GTTCTCGTCGTTCAGGAAAATAGTGGCATATTCAAGGGTACAGGTGTGTGGAAGCTCCCTACTGGGGTTGTCAATGAG GGTGAGGATATCTGTACAGCTGCAATTAGAGAAGTTGAGGAAGAGACTGGGGTAAGTGATAAATCTGCGGATGGCACACTCACATAA
- the LOC117926780 gene encoding nitrile-specifier protein 5: MDQPKGNWIKLDQNGTGPGARSSHAIAIVGQKAYVFGGELTPRVPVDNDIHVFDLQDLTWSVATVTGDVPPPRIGVGMAAVGGTIYVFGGRDGTHKELNEFYSFDTFSNKWTLLSSGDAGPPHRSYHSIAADHRRVYVFGGCGVAGRLNDLWAFDVVEKVWIKFPGPGEACKGRGGLGLAVAEGKIWVVYGFSGEETDDVHCFDLTHEKWAQVDTKGEKPSPRSVFSSLVIGKYIFIYGGEVDPSDQGHLGAGKFSGEVYALDTHNLVWKKWADTDDNHPGPRGWCAFSAGQLHDKEGLLVYGGNSPSNDRLDDIFFLSPCLDVNEK; this comes from the exons ATGGATCAGCCCAAGGGCAATTGGATTAAG CTTGACCAGAATGGAACTGGGCCTGGAGCACGAAGTTCCCATGCTATAGCCATAGTAGGACAGAAGGCTTATGTTTTCGGCGGCGAGCTCACGCCACGTGTCCCTGTCGACAACGACATCCACGTCTTTGACCTACAGGATCTGACGTGGTCCGTCGCAACCGTCACCGGCGACGTCCCTCCGCCACGAATCGGCGTTGGAATGGCGGCAGTCGGTGGGACCATCTACGTCTTCGGTGGCAGGGACGGCACACACAAGGAACTCAACGAGTTCTACTCTTTTGACACATTTAGCAACAAGTGGACCCTACTCTCCAGTGGCGACGCCGGACCTCCCCATCGGAGCTACCACTCGATCGCCGCCGATCACCGCCGGGTCTACGTGTTTGGTGGCTGCGGCGTCGCCGGCCGCCTCAACGATCTGTGGGCCTTTGATGTTGTTGAGAAGGTTTGGATCAAATTTCCAGGCCCTGGAGAGGCCTGCAAGGGAAGAGGTGGGCTGGGCCTGGCAGTGGCCGAAGGAAAAATTTGGGTTGTGTACGGGTTCTCCGGAGAGGAGACGGACGACGTCCATTGTTTTGACTTGACCCATGAAAAATGGGCCCAAGTGGATACCAAGGGTGAAAAGCCCAGCCCAAGAAGTGTGTTTTCGTCCCTTGTAATTGGAAAATACATATTCATATATGGTGGCGAAGTAGACCCCAGTGATCAAGGTCACCTCGGTGCCGGAAAATTTTCCGGTGAGGTTTATGCATTGGACACTCATAATTTAGTGTGGAAAAAATGGGCCGACACCGATGATAACCATCCTGGGCCACGGGGATGGTGTGCATTTTCTGCTGGACAATTGCATGACAAGGAGGGACTATTGGTATATGGTGGTAACTCGCCTAGTAACGATCGGCTCgatgacattttctttttgagtCCTTGTTTGGAtgtgaatgaaaaataa